In Pseudoduganella albidiflava, a single window of DNA contains:
- the leuS gene encoding leucine--tRNA ligase — protein sequence MQDKYSPADVEKAAQAHWKAIDAYKAVENDPRFPKGKYYACSMLPYPSGKLHMGHVRNYTINDVMYRYLRMNGYNVLMPMGWDAFGMPAENAAMANNVPPAQWTYSNIAHMRSQMEMMGLAIDWSREMTACKPEYYKWNQWMFLKMLEKGIIYKKTGTVNWDPVDQTVLANEQVVDGRGWRSGALIEKREIPMYYARITDYAEELLDFVDNKLPGWPERVRIMQSNWIGKSTGVRFAFPHTIAGDDGQLIGDGKMYVFTTRPDTIMGVTFCAVAAEHPLATHAAKNNPELQAFIAECKMGSVIEADMATMEKKGMPTGLFVTHPLTNEQVEVWVGNYVLITYGDGAVMGVPAHDERDFAFANKYQLPIKQVITTAENKEYSTAEWQEWYGDKAVSIVTNSGKYDGLHYAEAVDAVAADLAALGLGEKKVTFRLRDWGISRQRYWGTPIPMINCADCGAVPVPEKDLPVVLPEDCVPDGTGNPLNKHEAFLKCDCPKCGKPARRETDTMDTFVDSSWYYMKYTSPGSESMVDARNDYWMPMDQYIGGIEHAVLHLLYARFWTKVMRDFGLVKFDEPFVNLLTQGMVLNETYYREEENGKKTWFNPADVELTTDDKGRPVSALLKADGQPVSIGGTEKMSKSKNNGIDPQAQIEQYGADTARLFTMFASPPEQTLEWSGSGVEGANRFLRRVWAYAYAQKDRVAAANAVLTATASTDAGKTLRRELHKVLQQADYDLKRIQYNTVVSACMKMLNTLESAKLDDSAEYQQENSAVISEGLSIFLRLLNPVAPHITHALWSELGYAAASKDILDTAWPQVDPAALEQSEIEMMIQVNGKLRGSVKVPKAADKAAIEAAALAEESVQKFIEGTPKKVIVVPGKLVNIVV from the coding sequence ATGCAAGACAAATATAGTCCCGCCGACGTTGAAAAAGCCGCGCAAGCGCACTGGAAAGCCATCGACGCCTATAAAGCCGTCGAAAACGACCCGCGTTTCCCGAAAGGCAAGTACTACGCCTGCTCGATGCTGCCTTACCCGTCCGGCAAGCTGCACATGGGTCACGTGCGCAACTATACGATCAATGATGTGATGTACCGCTACCTGCGGATGAACGGCTACAACGTGCTGATGCCGATGGGCTGGGATGCGTTCGGCATGCCGGCGGAAAACGCGGCCATGGCCAACAACGTGCCGCCGGCGCAATGGACGTACTCGAACATCGCTCACATGCGCTCGCAGATGGAAATGATGGGCCTGGCGATCGACTGGTCGCGCGAGATGACGGCCTGCAAGCCCGAGTACTACAAGTGGAACCAGTGGATGTTCCTGAAGATGCTGGAAAAGGGCATCATCTACAAGAAGACAGGTACCGTGAACTGGGATCCGGTCGACCAGACCGTGCTGGCCAACGAGCAGGTGGTCGATGGCCGCGGCTGGCGTTCCGGCGCGCTGATCGAAAAGCGCGAGATCCCGATGTACTACGCGCGCATCACCGACTACGCGGAAGAGCTGCTGGACTTCGTCGACAACAAGCTGCCGGGCTGGCCCGAGCGCGTGCGCATCATGCAGTCGAACTGGATCGGCAAGTCGACCGGCGTGCGCTTCGCCTTCCCGCATACCATCGCGGGCGATGATGGCCAGCTGATCGGCGACGGCAAGATGTACGTGTTCACCACGCGGCCTGACACGATCATGGGCGTCACGTTCTGTGCGGTCGCGGCCGAGCACCCGCTGGCCACGCATGCGGCGAAGAACAACCCCGAGCTCCAGGCCTTCATCGCCGAGTGCAAGATGGGTTCCGTGATCGAGGCCGACATGGCCACGATGGAAAAGAAGGGCATGCCCACCGGCCTTTTCGTCACCCACCCGCTCACCAATGAACAGGTGGAAGTCTGGGTCGGCAACTACGTGCTGATCACCTACGGCGACGGCGCCGTGATGGGCGTGCCCGCGCACGACGAGCGCGATTTCGCGTTCGCCAACAAGTATCAGCTGCCGATCAAGCAGGTGATCACGACCGCCGAGAACAAGGAATACTCGACCGCCGAATGGCAGGAATGGTACGGCGACAAGGCCGTTTCCATCGTCACCAATTCCGGCAAGTACGACGGCCTGCACTACGCCGAGGCCGTGGATGCCGTGGCCGCCGACCTGGCCGCGCTGGGCCTGGGCGAGAAGAAGGTCACGTTCCGCCTGCGCGACTGGGGCATTTCGCGCCAGCGCTACTGGGGCACGCCGATCCCGATGATCAACTGCGCCGATTGCGGCGCCGTGCCGGTGCCGGAAAAAGACTTGCCGGTGGTGCTGCCGGAAGACTGCGTGCCGGACGGTACGGGCAACCCGCTGAACAAGCATGAAGCTTTCCTGAAGTGCGACTGCCCGAAGTGCGGCAAGCCCGCGCGCCGCGAGACGGACACGATGGATACCTTCGTCGATTCGAGCTGGTACTACATGAAATATACGTCGCCCGGTTCGGAGTCGATGGTCGATGCGCGCAACGATTACTGGATGCCGATGGACCAGTACATCGGCGGCATCGAGCATGCCGTGCTGCACTTGCTGTACGCGCGCTTCTGGACGAAAGTCATGCGCGACTTCGGCCTGGTGAAATTCGACGAGCCGTTCGTCAACCTGCTCACGCAGGGCATGGTGCTGAACGAAACGTACTACCGCGAAGAAGAAAACGGCAAGAAGACGTGGTTCAACCCGGCCGACGTGGAACTGACCACCGACGACAAGGGCCGCCCGGTCTCCGCGCTGCTGAAGGCGGACGGCCAGCCGGTGTCGATCGGCGGCACGGAAAAGATGTCGAAGTCGAAGAACAACGGCATCGATCCGCAGGCGCAGATCGAGCAGTACGGCGCCGATACGGCCCGCCTGTTCACCATGTTCGCCTCGCCACCGGAGCAGACGCTGGAATGGTCGGGCAGCGGCGTGGAAGGCGCCAACCGCTTCCTGCGCCGTGTCTGGGCCTATGCCTACGCACAGAAGGACCGCGTGGCGGCCGCCAATGCGGTCCTGACCGCCACGGCAAGCACCGATGCCGGCAAGACGCTGCGCCGCGAACTGCACAAGGTGCTGCAGCAAGCCGACTACGACCTGAAGCGTATCCAGTACAACACCGTGGTGTCGGCCTGCATGAAGATGCTGAACACGCTGGAATCGGCCAAGCTCGATGACAGCGCGGAATATCAACAAGAAAATTCGGCCGTGATTTCCGAAGGCCTGTCGATCTTCCTGCGCCTGCTGAACCCGGTGGCGCCGCACATCACGCATGCGCTGTGGTCGGAGCTGGGCTATGCCGCCGCCAGCAAGGACATCCTCGATACGGCCTGGCCGCAGGTCGACCCGGCCGCGCTGGAACAGTCCGAGATCGAGATGATGATCCAGGTGAACGGCAAGCTGCGCGGTTCCGTCAAGGTGCCGAAGGCGGCCGACAAGGCCGCCATCGAAGCCGCCGCGCTGGCCGAGGAAAGCGTGCAGAAGTTCATCGAAGGCACGCCGAAGAAGGTCATCGTGGTGCCCGGCAAGCTGGTCAACATCGTGGTGTAA
- the holA gene encoding DNA polymerase III subunit delta, which produces MQLRADALDGHLAKSLAPLYVITSDEHLLALEAADKIRRTARAQGFTERDVLTVERSFKWGELLAANQELSLFGDKKLIELRIPTGKPGKDGGAALQAYVKNLSPDNLTLITLPKLDWQTAKAAWVSALQSAAVYIEIPNIERAQLPNWISLRLSMQGQSADRQSLDFIADRVEGNLLAAHQEIQKLGLLHEPGKLTYEQVHDAVLNVARYDVFKLSEAMLLGDPARLARMLEGLKGEGEALPLVLWAVSEEIRTLLKLKAGMAQGRPLAALLKEYRIWGPRERMMEPALRRVSLATLEDALRQAAQVDRMVKGLRAKAYAGDQWDAMLQLALKVARG; this is translated from the coding sequence ATGCAACTGCGGGCTGACGCGCTGGATGGCCACCTGGCCAAGTCCCTGGCGCCGCTGTACGTGATCACCAGCGACGAGCACCTGCTGGCGCTGGAAGCGGCCGACAAGATCCGCCGCACCGCGCGCGCGCAAGGGTTCACCGAGCGCGACGTGCTCACGGTGGAACGCAGCTTCAAGTGGGGCGAGCTGCTGGCCGCCAACCAGGAACTCTCGCTGTTCGGCGACAAGAAGCTGATCGAGCTGCGCATCCCCACCGGCAAGCCGGGCAAGGATGGCGGCGCGGCGCTGCAGGCTTACGTGAAGAACCTGTCGCCGGACAACCTCACGCTGATCACGCTGCCCAAGCTGGACTGGCAGACCGCGAAGGCGGCCTGGGTATCGGCCCTGCAGTCGGCCGCGGTGTACATCGAGATCCCGAACATCGAGCGCGCCCAGCTGCCGAACTGGATTTCGCTGCGGCTGTCCATGCAGGGGCAGAGCGCGGACCGGCAAAGCCTGGATTTCATCGCCGACCGCGTCGAGGGCAACCTGCTGGCGGCGCACCAGGAGATCCAGAAACTGGGCTTGCTGCACGAGCCCGGGAAATTGACGTACGAGCAGGTGCACGACGCCGTGCTGAACGTGGCGCGCTACGACGTGTTCAAGCTGTCCGAGGCGATGCTGCTGGGCGATCCGGCCCGGCTGGCGCGCATGCTGGAAGGCTTGAAGGGCGAGGGCGAGGCGCTGCCGCTGGTGCTGTGGGCCGTCTCGGAAGAGATCCGCACGCTGCTAAAATTGAAGGCAGGGATGGCGCAGGGCCGGCCGCTGGCGGCGCTGCTGAAGGAATACCGTATCTGGGGACCGCGCGAGCGGATGATGGAACCGGCCCTGCGCCGCGTTTCGCTGGCAACGCTGGAAGATGCGCTGCGGCAGGCTGCCCAGGTCGACAGGATGGTCAAGGGCTTGCGCGCCAAGGCGTATGCCGGTGACCAGTGGGA
- a CDS encoding helix-turn-helix transcriptional regulator, with protein sequence MIYREYPPHPALRAHVACLWTARVAAPVSASAPHVHRVLPDNCVDILWQDDGRQAYAVGMMSASFLVPAARPVRTVAVRFRPGAAGAFLGAPLHPLTDARAQLADLWGRSLADRLDDALWTDDLTDRQRIALVERELLRRLAAADGTPAASLGMRAVAALEAAHGALTVASLADGLGLSRQHLALQFRQQVGISPKLFARICRFRRALALLRAPDRDGDLAALAADCGYFDQSHLVRDFRDFADSTPALERHR encoded by the coding sequence ATGATTTACCGGGAGTATCCGCCGCATCCTGCATTGCGGGCGCACGTGGCGTGCCTGTGGACGGCGCGCGTGGCGGCACCGGTGTCGGCGTCCGCCCCGCATGTCCACCGCGTGCTGCCGGACAATTGCGTGGACATCCTGTGGCAGGACGATGGCCGGCAGGCGTATGCGGTAGGCATGATGAGCGCCTCGTTCCTGGTGCCGGCCGCCCGGCCGGTGCGCACGGTGGCGGTGCGGTTCAGGCCCGGTGCGGCCGGAGCATTCCTCGGCGCGCCGCTGCACCCGTTGACGGATGCGCGCGCGCAGCTGGCCGACCTGTGGGGCCGCTCGCTGGCCGACCGCCTCGACGACGCGCTGTGGACCGACGACCTGACCGACCGGCAGCGCATTGCCCTGGTCGAACGTGAGTTGCTGCGGCGGCTGGCCGCGGCGGATGGCACCCCGGCGGCCTCGCTCGGCATGCGGGCCGTGGCCGCGCTGGAAGCCGCGCACGGCGCGCTGACCGTGGCATCGCTGGCCGACGGGCTGGGCCTCTCGCGCCAGCACCTCGCCCTGCAGTTTCGCCAGCAGGTGGGCATTTCCCCCAAGCTGTTTGCCCGCATCTGCCGCTTCCGGCGCGCCCTGGCCCTGCTGCGCGCCCCGGACCGCGATGGCGACCTTGCCGCGCTGGCGGCCGATTGCGGCTACTTCGACCAGTCGCACCTGGTCCGCGACTTCCGCGATTTTGCCGACAGCACGCCGGCCCTGGAACGGCATCGCTGA
- the lptE gene encoding LPS-assembly lipoprotein LptE, which translates to MTTLKGIIRNTVLVAALASSSLALTGCGFHLRGSGGNYTLPFTSMYVGLPESSPLAIDLKRNIRVNGNTTVASDPQSADATIEVITDPEKTRSKSILSLNSAGRVSEYLLAYNILFRVKDRTGRELLGPTQITLTRPITFSETQLLAKEQEEAQLYRDMQKDLVQQMMRRMAAIKPSRPDATPTSTVSPLTLPGVVSPGSVAAPAGTPTTVQPASAPAEKATEPALPTRQE; encoded by the coding sequence ATGACGACTCTGAAGGGAATCATCCGGAACACGGTGCTGGTCGCCGCGCTGGCCAGCTCAAGCCTGGCGCTGACCGGCTGCGGCTTCCACCTGCGCGGCTCGGGCGGCAACTACACGCTGCCGTTCACGTCGATGTACGTGGGCCTGCCGGAGTCGTCGCCGCTGGCCATCGACCTGAAGCGCAATATCCGCGTCAACGGCAACACCACTGTCGCCAGCGACCCGCAGTCGGCCGATGCGACGATCGAGGTCATCACCGACCCGGAAAAAACGCGCAGCAAGTCGATCCTGTCGCTGAACAGCGCCGGGCGCGTCAGCGAATACCTGCTGGCCTATAACATCCTGTTCCGCGTGAAGGACCGGACCGGCCGCGAGCTGCTGGGCCCCACGCAGATCACGCTGACCCGCCCGATCACGTTCAGCGAAACGCAGCTGCTGGCGAAAGAGCAGGAAGAAGCCCAGCTGTACCGCGACATGCAGAAGGACCTGGTGCAGCAGATGATGCGCCGGATGGCGGCCATCAAGCCGTCGCGTCCCGATGCCACGCCGACCAGCACCGTCAGCCCGCTGACGCTGCCGGGCGTGGTGTCGCCGGGTTCGGTGGCCGCGCCGGCCGGCACGCCGACCACGGTGCAGCCGGCCTCCGCGCCGGCGGAGAAGGCAACCGAGCCGGCACTGCCGACCCGCCAGGAATAG